A genome region from Primulina eburnea isolate SZY01 chromosome 9, ASM2296580v1, whole genome shotgun sequence includes the following:
- the LOC140840777 gene encoding secreted RxLR effector protein 161-like, which translates to MEESKRGYLPMFHGVTLYKSMFLETDEDIENMNHIPYASAIGSSIYQSNPSPLHWKAVKDNLKYLRRTMNLFLVYGCGKLKLEGYTDYSFQSDVDDSKLTSGFVFNLNCGDVSCKSFKQDTTAGATTEAEYIAASATAKEGIWMRNFIKSWVSFLKQLIKSRSTVTTPVPLRK; encoded by the exons ATGgaggagtccaagagaggatatctCCCAATGTTTCATGGTGTGACTCTATACAAGTCTATGTTCCTTGAGACTGATGAAGATATAGAAAACATGAACCacattccatatgcatctgcTATAGGCAGTAGTat ATATCAGTCGAATCCCAGTCCACTGCATTGGAAGGCAGTGAAGGACaatcttaagtacttgagaagaactaTGAATCTGTTCTTAGTATACGGGTGTGGAAAACTAAAATTAGAAGGCTATACTGATTATAGCTTCCAATCAGATGTGGATGATTCAAAATTGACATCTGGATTTGTATTCAATCTCAATTGTGGTGATGTCTCTTGTAAGAGTTTCAAGCAAGACACCACAGCAGGTGCaaccactgaggccgaatacatagCTGCATCGGCTACAGCAAAGGAGGGtatttggatgaggaatttcatCAAGAGTTGGGTGTCATTCCTAAAACAGTTGATCAAGTCCCGGTCTACGGTGACAACACCGGTGCCATTGCGCAAGTGA